In one Denitratisoma sp. genomic region, the following are encoded:
- the hda gene encoding DnaA regulatory inactivator Hda, producing MPQQLTLDIRPEQHPTLENFIAGANAELVARLRALAQPKAFDAVYLWGPPGSGRTHLLRAALAAAEAAARRVVLVAGEEAGAELPCPPGGLLIVDDVDRLDDTAQIALFRAFNSARLAGLALLIAGPAAPLELKLREDLRTRIGQALVYQVKPLSDEDKAATLQSQASQRGLRVEDEVFGYMLRHTARDLPSLMAVLDALDRASLERKRPVTVPLLKEMLNKFNRNPKSS from the coding sequence ATGCCCCAGCAGCTGACGCTCGACATCCGGCCCGAGCAGCACCCGACCCTGGAGAACTTCATCGCCGGCGCCAACGCCGAGCTGGTGGCGCGCCTGCGCGCCCTGGCCCAGCCGAAGGCCTTCGATGCGGTCTACCTGTGGGGGCCGCCGGGCAGCGGCCGCACGCACCTGCTGCGGGCCGCGCTGGCGGCCGCCGAAGCGGCTGCCCGCCGGGTCGTCCTGGTCGCCGGCGAGGAGGCCGGCGCCGAGCTGCCCTGCCCGCCCGGCGGACTGCTCATCGTCGACGACGTCGATCGCCTCGACGACACTGCCCAGATTGCCCTCTTCCGTGCCTTCAACTCGGCCCGTCTGGCCGGGCTGGCCCTGCTCATCGCCGGACCGGCGGCACCGCTGGAACTGAAGCTGCGCGAGGACCTGCGCACGCGCATCGGCCAGGCCCTCGTCTACCAGGTCAAGCCGCTCAGCGACGAGGATAAGGCCGCCACCCTGCAGAGCCAGGCCAGCCAGCGCGGCCTGCGCGTCGAGGACGAGGTGTTCGGCTACATGCTGCGCCACACCGCGCGCGACCTGCCCTCGCTGATGGCGGTGCTGGACGCCCTCGACCGCGCCTCGCTCGAACGCAAGCGTCCGGTCACAGTGCCGCTGCTCAAGGAAATGCTCAACAAGTTCAACCGGAATCCCAAGTCTTCATGA
- the folK gene encoding 2-amino-4-hydroxy-6-hydroxymethyldihydropteridine diphosphokinase, producing MTVRAYVALGSNLGDPQATVQAALQALQALPGSKLAAVSSLYRTAPVGLKNQPDFINAVAALDTQLSAEDLLDALFAIEERFGRKREFHHAPRTLDLDLLLHGSETRSTARLTLPHPRMHERAFVLQPLVEIAPEATIPGHGPAAALLPGVSDQVLARLEAVTGS from the coding sequence ATGACGGTACGGGCGTATGTGGCGCTGGGCAGCAATCTCGGCGACCCGCAGGCGACCGTCCAGGCGGCGCTGCAGGCGCTGCAGGCGCTGCCCGGCAGCAAACTGGCGGCGGTCTCCTCGCTCTATCGCACTGCGCCGGTCGGCCTGAAGAACCAACCGGACTTCATCAACGCCGTCGCCGCACTCGATACGCAACTCTCCGCCGAAGACCTGCTCGACGCATTGTTCGCCATCGAGGAGCGCTTCGGACGCAAGCGGGAGTTCCACCATGCCCCGCGCACCCTCGATCTCGACCTCCTTCTCCACGGCAGCGAAACGCGCAGCACGGCGCGGCTGACGCTGCCGCACCCGCGCATGCACGAGCGCGCTTTCGTCCTGCAGCCGCTCGTCGAGATCGCGCCGGAGGCGACGATACCCGGCCATGGGCCGGCCGCCGCGCTGCTGCCCGGCGTCAGCGACCAGGTGCTGGCCCGACTTGAAGCCGTGACGGGAAGCTGA
- the panB gene encoding 3-methyl-2-oxobutanoate hydroxymethyltransferase, giving the protein MSYLENTKPVTLAELARMRAEGEKIAVLTCYDSSFAALLDRCGVDVALVGDSLGNVLQGHSSTLPVTLEQMAYHTGCVSRGAKRPFIVADMPFGSYQESPAQAMRSAVPLMAAGAQMVKLEGGAFMAETVRFLVERGVPVCAHIGLTPQSVHQLGGYRVQGKTDAGAQQMKRDAAALQDAGAALIVLEMVPAPLAAEITQSLTSMATIGIGAGKDCHGQVLVLHDMLGIYPGRKARFVKNFMEGTASIDDAVKAYVAAVKDGSFPAPEHCY; this is encoded by the coding sequence ATGAGCTACCTTGAGAACACCAAGCCAGTGACCCTCGCCGAACTCGCGCGCATGCGCGCCGAGGGCGAGAAGATCGCGGTGCTGACCTGCTACGACTCCAGCTTTGCCGCCCTGCTCGACCGCTGCGGCGTGGACGTCGCCCTCGTCGGCGATTCCCTCGGCAACGTGCTGCAGGGGCATTCCTCCACGCTGCCGGTGACGCTGGAGCAGATGGCCTACCACACAGGCTGCGTGTCACGCGGGGCAAAGCGCCCCTTCATCGTCGCCGACATGCCCTTCGGCTCGTATCAGGAAAGCCCGGCGCAGGCGATGCGCTCGGCGGTGCCGCTGATGGCCGCCGGCGCGCAGATGGTCAAGCTCGAGGGCGGCGCCTTCATGGCGGAGACGGTGCGCTTCCTCGTCGAGCGCGGCGTGCCGGTGTGCGCCCACATCGGCCTCACGCCGCAGTCGGTGCACCAGCTCGGCGGCTACCGCGTGCAGGGCAAGACCGATGCCGGCGCGCAGCAGATGAAGCGCGACGCCGCGGCGCTGCAGGACGCCGGCGCCGCGCTGATCGTGCTGGAGATGGTGCCCGCACCGCTCGCCGCCGAGATCACGCAGAGCCTGACCTCGATGGCCACCATCGGCATCGGCGCCGGCAAGGACTGCCACGGACAAGTACTGGTGCTGCACGACATGCTCGGTATCTATCCGGGCAGGAAGGCGCGCTTCGTGAAGAACTTCATGGAAGGCACCGCCAGCATCGACGACGCCGTCAAGGCCTACGTCGCGGCCGTCAAGGACGGCTCCTTCCCCGCCCCCGAACACTGCTACTGA
- a CDS encoding COX15/CtaA family protein, with protein MGFASDTSLYLRTRRIRALAVFTCVLSVLVVTVSAYLRLSGAGLGCADWPACYGSVLAGVSNAPWVGARLAHRIVATMALLAGIVLVWRCWRPQPLQPAARYATLLLALMLFLSVVGVWSADPRMAWVNFINLIGGLGLVTFSWRVAITSEPSRWVDQGPGGPFCRLALAALTLTVLLGGLIGARYAAPACGTLPGCPGVWWPVAGWSALNPFVTLAGPTGPGEAGGVTLHLLHRYAAVLAAALLAVVALRLRNVRRARNTALAVLTLLLLEGLLGALTVASGFSLWLAVAHNVGAALLLAAAASLMHAVRK; from the coding sequence ATGGGGTTCGCATCCGATACTTCGCTGTACCTGCGCACCCGGCGCATCCGCGCCTTGGCGGTCTTCACCTGCGTGCTGTCCGTTCTGGTCGTGACGGTCAGTGCCTACTTGCGCCTCTCCGGCGCCGGCCTCGGTTGCGCCGACTGGCCCGCCTGCTATGGAAGCGTCCTGGCCGGTGTGTCGAACGCGCCATGGGTGGGCGCGCGGCTCGCGCATCGCATTGTCGCCACGATGGCGCTGCTGGCGGGCATCGTGCTGGTGTGGCGCTGCTGGCGGCCGCAGCCCCTGCAGCCGGCTGCCCGATACGCGACCCTCCTGCTGGCGCTGATGCTGTTCCTGTCGGTCGTCGGTGTCTGGAGTGCGGATCCGCGCATGGCATGGGTGAATTTCATCAACCTGATCGGCGGCCTCGGCCTGGTGACGTTTTCCTGGAGGGTGGCGATCACCTCGGAACCGTCGCGTTGGGTCGATCAGGGGCCGGGCGGGCCGTTTTGCCGGCTTGCGTTGGCGGCACTGACGCTGACGGTGCTGCTCGGTGGCCTCATCGGCGCCCGTTACGCAGCGCCGGCCTGCGGCACGCTGCCCGGCTGCCCGGGCGTATGGTGGCCGGTGGCCGGCTGGTCCGCGCTGAATCCCTTTGTCACGCTGGCGGGGCCGACCGGGCCGGGCGAGGCCGGCGGGGTTACGCTGCACCTGCTGCATCGCTACGCCGCCGTGCTGGCGGCCGCGTTGCTTGCCGTCGTGGCCCTGCGCCTGCGTAACGTGCGGCGGGCGCGCAACACCGCCTTGGCGGTACTGACTTTGCTGCTGCTGGAAGGCCTGCTCGGCGCGCTGACGGTGGCGAGCGGCTTCTCGCTCTGGCTGGCCGTCGCCCACAACGTCGGCGCGGCCCTCCTGCTCGCCGCTGCGGCGAGCCTGATGCACGCAGTCCGGAAATAA
- the panC gene encoding pantoate--beta-alanine ligase has product MQIHTTIAGFRAALKGAGRVAFVPTMGNLHEGHIALMRQAGPLGDCVVSSLFVNRLQFGPKEDFDKYPRTFEADCEKMSAAGVSHLFAPDEREMYPTPQAYHVQPDPAQADILEGEFRPGFFRGVATVVMKLFSIVQPQVAVFGKKDYQQLMVIRNMVGEFALPIEIVPGETVRADDGLALSSRNGYLSAAERAEAPRLYRALEAVRRAIQAGERDLARLEQGAMAELRAHGWIPQYVAVRKQLDLQLPAAHDSRLVVLGAALLGSTRLIDNLEV; this is encoded by the coding sequence ATGCAGATCCACACCACCATCGCCGGCTTCCGCGCGGCGCTGAAGGGCGCCGGCCGCGTCGCCTTTGTCCCCACCATGGGCAACCTGCACGAAGGCCACATCGCCCTCATGCGCCAGGCGGGCCCGCTCGGCGACTGCGTCGTCTCCAGCCTCTTCGTGAACCGCCTGCAGTTCGGCCCGAAGGAGGACTTCGACAAGTACCCCCGCACCTTCGAGGCCGACTGCGAGAAGATGTCGGCGGCCGGCGTGTCGCACCTGTTTGCGCCCGACGAGCGCGAAATGTACCCGACGCCGCAGGCCTACCATGTGCAGCCCGACCCGGCCCAGGCCGACATCCTCGAGGGCGAATTCCGCCCCGGCTTCTTCCGCGGCGTCGCCACGGTGGTGATGAAGCTCTTCTCCATCGTGCAGCCGCAGGTGGCCGTCTTCGGCAAGAAGGACTACCAGCAGCTGATGGTCATCCGCAACATGGTGGGCGAGTTCGCGCTGCCCATCGAGATCGTTCCCGGCGAGACGGTGCGGGCAGACGACGGGCTGGCCCTGTCCTCGCGCAACGGCTACCTGTCCGCGGCCGAACGGGCCGAGGCTCCCCGGCTGTATCGGGCTCTGGAAGCCGTTCGGCGGGCCATACAGGCCGGAGAACGAGATCTGGCGCGGCTTGAGCAGGGGGCCATGGCGGAACTCCGCGCCCATGGCTGGATTCCGCAGTATGTTGCGGTGCGAAAACAACTTGATCTACAATTGCCAGCCGCTCACGATTCTAGGTTGGTGGTGCTGGGCGCGGCACTCCTGGGGAGCACGCGCCTGATCGACAACCTGGAAGTTTAG
- a CDS encoding aspartate 1-decarboxylase: MQRTMLKSKLHRVTVTHSELHYEGSCAIDQDLLDAADIREYQQIDIYNVNNGERFTTYAISAERGSGIISVNGAAARKAAPGDLLIIATYAMYDEAELAKFEPDLVYVDSRNRMMNQRHKIPVQLA; encoded by the coding sequence ATGCAACGGACGATGTTGAAATCCAAGCTGCACCGCGTGACGGTTACGCATTCGGAACTGCATTACGAAGGTTCCTGCGCGATCGATCAGGATCTGCTCGATGCCGCGGACATCCGCGAGTACCAGCAGATCGACATCTACAACGTCAATAACGGCGAGCGCTTCACCACCTATGCCATCTCCGCCGAGCGCGGCAGCGGCATCATTTCGGTGAACGGCGCTGCGGCCCGCAAGGCCGCGCCCGGCGACCTGCTCATCATTGCCACCTATGCGATGTACGACGAGGCGGAACTGGCGAAGTTCGAGCCGGATCTGGTTTACGTCGATTCACGGAATCGCATGATGAACCAGCGTCACAAGATTCCCGTGCAATTGGCCTGA
- the murI gene encoding glutamate racemase produces the protein MSPAARPIGVFDSGVGGLTVLRHIRAALPAEDLLYVADSAHAPYGVKSPQFIEARAFAIAEFLVARDAKALVVACNTATAAAISRLRERFDLPIVGMEPAVKPAAEATRAGVIGVLATSGTLESGKFAELVGRFGSQARVIVQPCPGLVERIEAGDLAGPLTRRLLEGFVAPLLEAGADTLVLGCTHYPFLAPLLRELVGPQAEIVESGAAVARQLARRLAETDFLSGQPQGTERFFSSGEPARLEALLPRLWGAAAPVERLTDG, from the coding sequence TTGAGTCCGGCCGCCCGCCCGATCGGCGTTTTCGATTCCGGCGTCGGCGGGCTCACCGTCCTGCGCCACATCCGCGCGGCGCTGCCGGCGGAAGACCTGCTCTACGTCGCCGATTCCGCCCACGCGCCCTATGGCGTCAAGTCGCCGCAGTTCATCGAGGCGCGCGCCTTCGCCATCGCCGAATTCCTCGTCGCCCGCGACGCCAAGGCCCTGGTCGTCGCCTGCAACACCGCCACGGCGGCGGCCATTTCCCGCCTGCGCGAGCGCTTCGACCTGCCCATCGTCGGCATGGAGCCGGCCGTCAAGCCGGCCGCCGAGGCGACGCGCGCCGGCGTCATCGGCGTGCTCGCCACCAGCGGCACGCTGGAGAGCGGCAAGTTCGCCGAACTGGTCGGCCGCTTCGGCTCGCAGGCGCGGGTCATCGTCCAGCCCTGTCCGGGCCTGGTGGAACGGATAGAAGCGGGGGATCTGGCGGGGCCGCTGACGCGCCGCCTGCTGGAAGGCTTCGTCGCGCCGCTGCTGGAAGCGGGGGCGGACACCCTGGTGCTGGGCTGCACGCATTACCCGTTTCTTGCCCCGCTGCTGCGCGAGCTTGTCGGGCCGCAGGCGGAGATCGTCGAATCGGGCGCCGCCGTCGCGCGCCAGCTTGCTCGCCGTCTTGCGGAGACTGACTTTTTATCCGGGCAGCCCCAGGGGACGGAGCGCTTCTTCAGCAGCGGCGAGCCCGCCCGGCTGGAGGCGCTCCTGCCAAGGCTGTGGGGTGCTGCCGCCCCGGTCGAACGGCTTACGGACGGTTGA
- a CDS encoding COX15/CtaA family protein produces the protein MNPVARRQIAIWLFLCSAMVFATLVVGGVTRLTHSGLSIVEWQPLVGTLPPLTQADWLEVFEKYKQTPEYQQVNHSMSLDEFKGIFWWEYFHRVLGRTIGLVFFVPFLYFLLRRKIDRKLVPKLVGIFILGGLQGAMGWYMVKSGLVDDPRVSQYRLTAHLSLAFIIFIAMMWVALGLIEERSHYFAHEGYRRLQRLGFWLFVLACYMVVTGGFVAGIRAGKAYNTFPLMNGHFVPPEIFMIEPWYLNFFNNMATVQFDHRLGAWLLAFLAPWFWIRLRQFPDRLRAQRVATLMLAVLAGQITLGILTVLHAVPVALGAAHQGGSMVLMAALLWLNHELRVPAQLRSS, from the coding sequence ATGAATCCCGTTGCGCGCCGCCAGATCGCGATCTGGCTTTTTCTTTGCTCCGCCATGGTTTTTGCCACCCTGGTCGTCGGTGGCGTAACGCGCCTGACGCACTCCGGGCTGTCCATCGTCGAATGGCAGCCGCTGGTGGGAACCCTGCCGCCCCTGACCCAGGCCGACTGGCTCGAAGTCTTTGAAAAATATAAGCAGACGCCGGAGTACCAGCAGGTCAACCACAGCATGTCCCTCGATGAATTCAAGGGTATTTTCTGGTGGGAATATTTCCATCGCGTGCTCGGCAGGACCATTGGCCTGGTTTTCTTTGTGCCCTTCCTCTATTTCTTGCTGCGGCGCAAGATCGATCGCAAGCTGGTGCCTAAGCTGGTCGGCATCTTCATCCTCGGCGGCCTGCAGGGCGCCATGGGCTGGTACATGGTGAAGAGCGGGTTGGTGGACGATCCGCGCGTCAGCCAGTACCGGCTCACTGCACACCTGTCGCTCGCCTTCATCATTTTTATCGCGATGATGTGGGTGGCGCTGGGACTGATCGAGGAGCGCTCGCATTATTTCGCCCATGAGGGTTACCGCCGGCTGCAGCGCCTCGGCTTCTGGCTGTTCGTGCTGGCCTGCTACATGGTCGTCACCGGCGGCTTCGTCGCCGGCATCCGGGCGGGCAAGGCCTACAACACCTTCCCGCTCATGAATGGCCATTTCGTGCCGCCGGAAATCTTCATGATCGAGCCCTGGTACCTGAACTTCTTCAACAACATGGCGACGGTGCAGTTCGATCACCGGCTCGGCGCCTGGCTGCTGGCCTTCCTCGCGCCCTGGTTCTGGATCAGGCTGCGCCAGTTTCCCGATCGCCTGCGGGCGCAACGGGTCGCCACCCTGATGCTGGCCGTGCTGGCCGGGCAGATCACGCTCGGCATCCTGACGGTGCTGCATGCCGTCCCGGTTGCACTGGGCGCCGCGCATCAGGGAGGGTCCATGGTGCTGATGGCGGCCCTCCTCTGGCTCAACCACGAACTCCGGGTGCCGGCCCAATTGCGGTCTTCCTGA
- the purM gene encoding phosphoribosylformylglycinamidine cyclo-ligase produces the protein MTSLTYRDAGVDIDAGDSLVERIKPFAKRTLRPEVMAGIGGFGALFEISKKYREPVLVSGTDGVGTKLKLAFQLNRHDTVGQDLVAMSVNDILVQGAEPLFFLDYFACGRLDVDTAASVIQGIAKGCELAGCALIGGETAEMPGMYPDGEYDLAGFAVGAVEKSKIIDGRGIEPGDVVIGLASSGAHSNGYSLVRKILERAKPDMNADFDGRPLAEAVMAPTRIYVKPLLALMEALPVKGLAHITGGGLLDNVPRILGASLTATLDSKAWTRPKLFDWLQEQGQVADAEMHRVFNCGIGMVVVVSQAHEEQALRLLREAGETAWSIGMICRRGADQAQTIVA, from the coding sequence TTGACCTCCCTTACCTACCGCGATGCCGGCGTCGATATCGATGCCGGCGACTCCCTCGTCGAACGCATCAAACCCTTCGCCAAGCGCACCCTGCGGCCCGAGGTGATGGCCGGCATCGGCGGCTTCGGCGCCCTCTTCGAGATCTCGAAGAAATACCGGGAGCCGGTGCTGGTCTCCGGCACCGACGGCGTCGGCACCAAGCTCAAGCTGGCCTTCCAGCTCAACCGCCACGACACCGTTGGCCAGGACCTGGTGGCGATGAGCGTGAACGACATTCTGGTGCAGGGCGCCGAGCCGCTGTTCTTCCTCGACTACTTCGCCTGCGGCCGCCTCGACGTGGACACCGCCGCAAGCGTCATCCAGGGCATCGCGAAAGGCTGCGAGCTGGCCGGCTGCGCGCTGATCGGCGGCGAGACGGCCGAGATGCCCGGCATGTACCCGGACGGCGAGTACGACCTCGCCGGCTTCGCCGTCGGCGCCGTCGAGAAATCGAAGATCATCGACGGCCGCGGCATCGAGCCGGGCGACGTCGTCATCGGGCTGGCCTCCAGCGGCGCGCATTCCAACGGCTATTCCCTGGTGCGCAAGATCCTCGAGCGGGCCAAACCCGACATGAATGCCGATTTCGACGGGCGCCCGCTCGCCGAGGCGGTGATGGCGCCGACGCGCATCTACGTCAAGCCGCTGCTCGCCCTGATGGAGGCCTTGCCGGTGAAGGGCCTCGCCCACATCACCGGCGGCGGCCTGCTCGACAACGTGCCGCGCATCCTCGGCGCCTCGCTGACGGCGACGCTCGACAGCAAGGCGTGGACGCGGCCGAAGCTGTTCGACTGGCTGCAGGAGCAGGGCCAGGTGGCCGACGCCGAGATGCATCGCGTCTTCAACTGCGGCATCGGCATGGTCGTCGTCGTCTCGCAGGCGCACGAGGAGCAGGCCCTCAGGCTGCTGCGCGAGGCCGGCGAGACGGCCTGGAGCATCGGCATGATCTGCCGCCGCGGCGCGGACCAGGCGCAGACGATCGTCGCTTGA
- a CDS encoding HAD family hydrolase produces the protein MNLALFDLDNTLLAGDSDFEWAQYLISRGVLDREVYEARNLDFYEQYKAGTLDIHEFLDFQLKPLSRHPRRELDAWHADFMATRILPIVTAKGRELVRRHQAEGALTAIVTATNSFVTAPIAREFGIVHLVATEPEQAAGEFTGGVSGVPSFREGKIARVEAWLAGFGHDWRSFARSWFYSDSLNDLPLLEKVTDPVAVDPDPTLERQARERGWPIISLR, from the coding sequence ATGAATCTCGCCTTATTCGACCTCGACAACACGCTCCTCGCCGGCGACTCGGATTTCGAGTGGGCGCAATACCTGATTTCCCGCGGCGTGCTCGACCGCGAGGTGTACGAGGCGCGCAACCTGGATTTCTACGAGCAGTACAAGGCCGGCACGCTCGACATCCACGAATTCCTCGATTTCCAGCTGAAGCCGCTGTCGCGCCACCCGCGCCGCGAACTCGATGCCTGGCACGCCGACTTCATGGCCACGCGCATCCTGCCCATCGTCACCGCCAAGGGCCGCGAGCTGGTGCGCCGCCACCAGGCGGAAGGCGCGCTCACCGCCATCGTCACCGCCACCAACAGCTTCGTCACCGCACCCATCGCCCGCGAGTTCGGCATCGTCCACCTGGTCGCCACCGAGCCGGAACAGGCGGCCGGCGAATTCACCGGCGGCGTCAGCGGCGTCCCCAGCTTCCGCGAGGGCAAGATCGCGCGCGTCGAAGCCTGGCTCGCCGGCTTCGGGCATGACTGGCGCAGCTTCGCGCGCAGCTGGTTCTACAGCGACTCGCTCAACGACCTGCCCCTGCTGGAGAAGGTCACCGACCCGGTCGCGGTGGACCCCGACCCGACCCTCGAGCGCCAAGCGCGCGAACGCGGCTGGCCGATCATCAGCCTGAGATAA
- the pcnB gene encoding polynucleotide adenylyltransferase PcnB, with protein MIRKLLRRVFSKAPPTHEPALIPVEKHHIRRESISPGARQTVARLQEHGHAAFIVGGAVRDLLAGIVPKDFDIATDATPEQVRGIFRRSRIIGRRFRIVHVMAGGETMEVSTFRAGNDVDSETDEHGRVLRDNVFGSVEEDAARRDFTVNALYYNPGDETITDYHHGVADLKQKTLRMIGDPRKRYREDPVRMLRAVRMAAKLGLAIDPAARAPIREMADLLENVPAARLFDEMLKLLLSGHSVECLKQLREEGLHHGLLPLLDVIMEQPLGERFVWLSLASTDARVKAGKPTSPGFLFATLLWHEVLAAWEARKQNGEPAIPALHAAMDEVLDIQGGKLAITRRIAADIKDIWALQPRLENRSGRRPLRAIEQPRFKAGYDFLLLRAESGELDRELADWWRTFLDADTDARLAMLTPEKKSARRRRRGRKGGGAGTGPEEGA; from the coding sequence ATGATCCGCAAGCTGTTGCGCCGCGTGTTCAGCAAGGCCCCGCCCACGCACGAACCGGCGCTGATCCCCGTCGAGAAACACCACATCCGCCGCGAGTCGATCTCGCCCGGCGCGCGCCAGACGGTCGCGCGCCTGCAGGAGCACGGCCACGCCGCCTTCATCGTCGGCGGCGCGGTGCGCGACCTGCTCGCCGGCATCGTGCCGAAGGATTTCGACATCGCCACCGACGCCACGCCCGAGCAGGTGCGCGGCATCTTCCGCCGCTCGCGCATCATCGGCCGCCGCTTCCGCATCGTCCATGTCATGGCGGGCGGCGAGACCATGGAGGTGTCCACCTTCCGCGCCGGCAACGACGTCGACTCCGAGACCGACGAGCACGGCCGCGTGCTGCGCGACAACGTCTTCGGCAGCGTCGAGGAGGATGCGGCGCGGCGCGACTTCACCGTCAACGCGCTCTACTACAACCCCGGCGACGAGACCATCACCGACTACCACCACGGCGTCGCCGACCTGAAGCAGAAGACCCTGCGCATGATCGGCGACCCGCGCAAGCGCTACCGCGAGGATCCCGTGCGCATGCTGCGCGCCGTGCGCATGGCGGCCAAGCTGGGGCTGGCCATCGACCCCGCCGCGCGCGCGCCGATCCGCGAGATGGCGGATCTGCTCGAGAACGTGCCGGCGGCGCGCCTCTTCGACGAGATGCTCAAGCTGCTGCTCTCCGGCCACTCGGTCGAATGCCTCAAGCAGCTGCGCGAGGAAGGCCTGCACCACGGCCTGCTGCCGCTGCTCGACGTCATCATGGAGCAGCCGCTGGGCGAGCGCTTCGTCTGGCTGTCGCTGGCCAGCACCGATGCGCGGGTGAAGGCCGGCAAGCCGACTTCGCCCGGCTTCCTCTTCGCCACCCTGCTCTGGCACGAAGTGCTTGCCGCCTGGGAAGCGCGCAAGCAGAACGGCGAACCGGCCATCCCGGCGCTGCATGCGGCCATGGACGAAGTCCTCGACATCCAGGGCGGCAAGCTCGCCATCACGCGCCGCATCGCCGCCGACATCAAGGACATCTGGGCGCTGCAGCCGCGCCTGGAGAACCGCAGCGGACGGCGTCCGCTGCGGGCGATCGAGCAGCCGCGCTTCAAGGCCGGCTACGATTTCCTGCTGCTGCGCGCCGAGAGCGGCGAACTGGACCGCGAGCTGGCCGACTGGTGGCGGACCTTCCTCGACGCCGACACCGATGCGCGGCTGGCCATGCTCACGCCCGAAAAAAAGTCAGCCCGCCGGAGGCGGCGGGGACGCAAGGGCGGCGGGGCAGGCACCGGTCCGGAAGAAGGCGCATGA